From a single Planococcus shenhongbingii genomic region:
- a CDS encoding amino acid ABC transporter permease has product MDVTIIIDSLPSLLKATLMTIFLAAISILIALVIGFFTAIIRILKVKVLNEVANTYVSLMRGTPLLVQIFVIYYGLPQIGISLDPISSGVVALSLNAGAYLSESFRASILAVDNGQMEASMSMGMTYPQALKRIILPQSMRIAIPTLSNSFIVLIKDTSLVSVITVTELLQMSSLIIAKTFEPLTIYLVAAAIYWILISFFTKLLDKLEVQSSKYLVR; this is encoded by the coding sequence ATGGACGTTACCATTATTATTGATTCATTGCCGTCCTTGCTAAAAGCGACGCTTATGACGATTTTCTTAGCGGCGATTTCCATCCTGATTGCGCTGGTAATCGGATTTTTCACAGCAATCATTCGCATACTAAAAGTAAAAGTATTAAATGAAGTGGCGAATACGTATGTTTCCCTTATGCGGGGAACGCCGCTTTTAGTCCAAATCTTCGTCATTTATTATGGATTGCCGCAAATCGGAATTTCCCTGGACCCGATATCTTCGGGAGTAGTGGCCTTGAGTTTAAATGCAGGGGCCTACCTTTCAGAATCTTTCCGTGCCTCCATCTTGGCAGTGGATAATGGGCAGATGGAAGCATCGATGTCGATGGGCATGACCTATCCCCAGGCGCTGAAGCGGATTATTTTGCCGCAGAGTATGCGGATAGCCATTCCGACATTGTCCAATTCCTTTATTGTGCTAATCAAAGACACATCGCTCGTTTCAGTGATCACCGTCACAGAATTATTGCAGATGTCGAGTTTGATCATTGCAAAAACCTTTGAACCGTTGACTATTTATTTAGTCGCCGCTGCAATTTATTGGATCTTGATTTCATTTTTCACCAAGCTGCTGGACAAGCTGGAAGTGCAGAGCTCCAAATACCTAGTCCGCTGA
- a CDS encoding amino acid ABC transporter ATP-binding protein, giving the protein MIQIEHLKKAFGANEVLKGIDLTIEKSEVVVIMGPSGSGKSTLLRCLNFLEEPTDGIIHIGEYQVHAGGKIDRHRKKVIRELRKKTGFVFQSFNLFPHKTAMENVMEGPITIHGAKPEEAKVIAEALLAKVGLGDRGGHFPAQLSGGQQQRVAIARSLALNPLVMLFDEPTSALDPELVREVLLVIKSLAEEGMTMVIVTHEMNFAKEVADRVVFMDEGVIVEQGTSKEIFQNPKEERTKQFLYKVEAAVTE; this is encoded by the coding sequence ATGATCCAAATCGAACATTTAAAAAAGGCTTTTGGCGCCAATGAAGTGCTAAAAGGCATCGATCTGACAATTGAAAAAAGTGAAGTGGTGGTCATTATGGGGCCGAGCGGTTCCGGAAAATCCACTTTGCTGCGCTGTTTGAATTTCCTGGAAGAACCGACCGATGGCATTATTCATATTGGCGAATACCAAGTGCATGCAGGCGGAAAAATTGATCGGCACCGTAAAAAAGTGATTCGGGAATTAAGGAAAAAAACCGGTTTTGTGTTTCAGTCGTTCAATCTGTTTCCTCATAAGACCGCCATGGAGAACGTTATGGAAGGGCCCATTACGATTCACGGTGCAAAGCCGGAAGAAGCGAAGGTGATTGCTGAAGCTTTGCTAGCCAAAGTTGGATTAGGCGACCGCGGCGGCCATTTTCCTGCCCAATTATCAGGCGGCCAGCAACAGCGCGTAGCGATTGCCAGATCGCTTGCCTTAAATCCGCTCGTCATGCTTTTTGATGAACCCACTTCAGCACTGGATCCGGAACTTGTTCGGGAAGTGCTGCTCGTCATTAAAAGCCTGGCAGAAGAGGGCATGACGATGGTCATCGTTACACATGAAATGAACTTTGCAAAAGAAGTGGCTGACCGTGTCGTTTTTATGGATGAAGGAGTCATCGTAGAGCAAGGGACGTCGAAAGAAATTTTCCAAAATCCGAAAGAAGAAAGAACAAAACAATTCCTTTATAAAGTCGAAGCAGCGGTTACGGAATAA